In one Chroicocephalus ridibundus chromosome Z, bChrRid1.1, whole genome shotgun sequence genomic region, the following are encoded:
- the CCDC152 gene encoding coiled-coil domain-containing protein 152, with the protein MNHSHEEAMKKTSVVNLDKLLDNFSEIEKKISEINEANNLLVLQLEKCNRLLTLSQSKEESVKEECTTLQNVIKGLTQTIENQCNMKDENDRLKGTIHILEEKLKACEQDYKDQIEKFMIEIKNKEDDHKLEITQLNCDVRKKFEVKEAEYREQREKKELEILELTRQLQIQNEEKQNEIIKLQIEFNAKLARIQNKTTKSFSGASVLPQSIYRRKLQHLQEEKNKEIEILRNTIRDLEQRLSKGQDLHFKRRRF; encoded by the exons ATGAATCACAGCCATGAAGAAGCTATGAAGAAAACCAGTGTGGTGAATCTTGATAAACTTTTAGATAACTTCTCAGAGATAGAAAAG aaaatttcagaaattaatgAAGCAAATAACCTACTGGttcttcagctggaaaaatgtAACAGGTTGCTAACATTAAGCCAATCAAAGGAGGAATCAGTAAAAGAAG aGTGTACTACTCTACAGAATGTGATAAAGGGTCTAACACAAACCATTGAAAACCAATGTAACATGAAAG ATGAAAATGATAGACTGAAGGGTACCATACACATCTTGGAAGAGAAATTAAAGGCTTGTGAACAG GACTATAAAGATCAGATTGAGAAATTCATgatagaaattaaaaacaaagaagacGACCACAAATTAGAAATAACACAGCTGAATTGcgatgtaagaaaaaaat TTGAAGTAAAAGAAGCAGAGTATcgagaacagagagagaaaaaggaactaGAAATACTAGAGCTAACTAGACAGCTGCAAATTCAAAATGAAGAGAagcagaatgaaataattaaactGCAGATAGAG TTCAATGCTAAATTAGCGAGAATTcagaataaaacaacaaaatcattTTCAGGGGCTTCTGTCTTGCCACAAAGCATCTATCGAAGG AAgctgcagcatctccaggaggagaaaaacaaggaaattgaAATTCTCCGAAATACCATAAGAGACTTGGAGCAACGTCTTAGTAAAGGCCAAGATCTGCACTTCAAACGGAGGCGATTTTGA